In a genomic window of Methylovirgula sp. 4M-Z18:
- a CDS encoding hybrid-cluster NAD(P)-dependent oxidoreductase codes for MGIERMTAASTEAVPDSAWNPAVDETLVCIDVRQEMHDVKSFTFASPEGKTFSFQAGQYFLFDFEIEGQTESRCYSISSSPHRRNAFTITTKRVPGGIISNWLHDNFAVGTRIKANGPLGHFIRPAARKYLLISGGSGITPVMSMVRELADSYEPTDVVFLHAARTPKDLIFREELSHAAGRIGNLRLHFLPETVDGEPSWPGLTGRISAEYLRLAVPDVAERVVMCCGPAPFMAAARRITSDLGVPASNYIEESFDAVIIDHPDTPTVEEVATKAFTVEFSKQARKIEVQGDQTVLSCAKKAGVRIPSSCANGVCGTCKSKLVSGSVDMNHKGGIRQREVAAGLFLPCCSKPLSDLVVDR; via the coding sequence ATGGGTATTGAGCGCATGACTGCCGCATCGACCGAGGCGGTTCCAGACTCTGCTTGGAATCCCGCCGTTGACGAGACCCTGGTATGCATCGACGTGCGGCAGGAGATGCACGACGTGAAGAGCTTTACCTTCGCGTCGCCGGAAGGAAAGACCTTCTCTTTCCAGGCCGGACAGTACTTCCTGTTCGACTTCGAAATCGAAGGCCAGACGGAGAGCCGCTGCTACAGCATCTCCTCCTCGCCCCATCGACGAAACGCTTTCACCATCACGACGAAGCGCGTGCCGGGTGGAATAATCTCCAACTGGCTGCACGACAATTTCGCGGTCGGAACCCGGATCAAGGCAAACGGCCCTCTGGGCCACTTCATACGGCCCGCAGCTCGGAAATACCTGTTGATCTCCGGAGGCTCCGGCATCACGCCGGTCATGTCGATGGTCCGGGAACTCGCCGACAGCTACGAACCGACCGACGTCGTGTTCCTTCATGCTGCCAGGACACCGAAGGACCTCATATTTCGTGAAGAGCTTTCGCATGCTGCGGGTCGCATTGGGAACCTCCGCCTCCATTTCCTGCCGGAGACCGTCGATGGCGAGCCGTCGTGGCCGGGGCTTACGGGACGGATCTCAGCGGAATATCTCCGGCTTGCAGTGCCGGACGTCGCGGAGCGCGTCGTCATGTGCTGCGGCCCGGCTCCCTTCATGGCTGCGGCCCGTCGGATCACGTCGGATCTAGGTGTTCCTGCGTCGAACTACATCGAGGAGAGTTTCGACGCCGTCATCATCGACCATCCGGACACTCCGACCGTCGAGGAAGTCGCCACGAAGGCATTTACAGTCGAGTTCTCCAAGCAGGCGCGCAAGATCGAGGTCCAAGGCGACCAGACCGTGCTGTCGTGCGCGAAGAAGGCAGGCGTGAGAATTCCTTCCTCCTGTGCAAACGGCGTCTGCGGAACATGCAAGTCCAAGCTGGTCTCGGGGTCAGTGGACATGAACCACAAGGGCGGCATCCGTCAGCGGGAGGTGGCAGCCGGCCTCTTCCTTCCCTGCTGCTCGAAGCCGCTAAGCGACTTGGTCGTCGATCGCTAG
- a CDS encoding thiamine pyrophosphate-dependent enzyme, producing MHPAGLSLTVPEPEVRPGSPPDFSKVVIPKAGSVERPPIDADPREIRDLAFSIIRVLNREGEAVGPWAGSLTDAELTEGLRHMMTLRAFDARMQMAQRQGKTSFYMQHMGEEAVSCAFRRALSPGDMNFPTYRQAGLLIADGYPMVEMMNQIYSNEADPLKGRQLPIMYSSKEHGFFSISGNLATQYIQAVGWAMASAIRNDTKIAVGWVGDGSTAESDFHAALVFASTYKAPVVLNIVNNQWAISTFQGIARGGAGTFAARGLGFGIPALRVDGNDYLAVHAVAKWAVDRARSNLGPTLVEYVTYRVGAHSTSDDPSAYRPKEESSAWPLGDPVIRLKNHLIGKGLWSEERHKQAEAEILDTVIAAQKEAESHGTLHAGGRPSARDMFEGVYAEMPPHLRRQRQQAGV from the coding sequence ATGCACCCAGCAGGTCTTTCTTTAACCGTTCCGGAACCGGAGGTCAGGCCGGGTAGTCCGCCCGACTTTTCCAAGGTTGTCATACCAAAGGCCGGCTCGGTGGAACGTCCTCCGATCGATGCCGATCCTAGGGAAATTCGTGATCTCGCCTTCTCGATCATCCGCGTGCTCAACAGGGAGGGGGAGGCGGTCGGACCCTGGGCCGGATCGCTGACCGACGCGGAACTGACCGAAGGCCTTCGCCACATGATGACGCTGCGGGCCTTCGACGCACGTATGCAGATGGCTCAACGCCAGGGCAAGACGTCTTTTTATATGCAGCATATGGGTGAGGAGGCGGTTTCCTGCGCCTTCCGCCGGGCGCTGTCCCCTGGTGACATGAATTTCCCGACCTATCGCCAGGCCGGCCTGCTGATTGCAGACGGATATCCGATGGTCGAGATGATGAACCAGATCTATTCCAACGAGGCCGATCCGCTCAAAGGGCGCCAATTACCGATCATGTATTCCTCAAAGGAACACGGTTTCTTCTCGATCTCCGGCAACCTCGCGACGCAATATATCCAGGCCGTCGGCTGGGCCATGGCCTCGGCCATCCGCAACGACACGAAGATCGCCGTCGGCTGGGTCGGCGACGGCTCGACAGCCGAGAGCGATTTCCACGCTGCGCTGGTTTTCGCCTCGACCTACAAGGCGCCGGTAGTCCTCAACATCGTCAACAACCAATGGGCGATCTCAACCTTTCAAGGGATCGCCCGCGGCGGGGCGGGAACTTTCGCGGCGCGCGGCCTCGGCTTCGGCATCCCAGCGCTGCGCGTCGACGGTAACGATTATCTTGCTGTCCATGCGGTGGCGAAATGGGCGGTGGACCGGGCGCGAAGCAACCTCGGGCCAACGCTTGTCGAATATGTCACCTACCGCGTCGGCGCCCATTCCACCTCCGATGACCCTTCTGCTTACCGACCTAAGGAAGAGTCCAGCGCCTGGCCGCTCGGCGACCCCGTGATCCGGCTGAAGAACCATCTCATCGGTAAAGGCCTCTGGTCCGAGGAGCGTCACAAGCAGGCGGAGGCCGAAATCCTCGACACAGTGATCGCCGCTCAGAAGGAGGCCGAAAGCCATGGCACTTTGCATGCCGGCGGCAGACCGTCGGCGCGCGACATGTTCGAAGGGGTCTATGCCGAGATGCCGCCGCACCTGCGGCGCCAGCGCCAGCAGGCGGGAGTATAG
- the lpdA gene encoding dihydrolipoyl dehydrogenase, translated as MKEISCKLLVVGAGPGGYVCAIRAGQLGLDTVIVEAAKPGGTCLNIGCIPSKALIHAAEEFEKTVHAAAGKSRLGISLADPALDFAKTIGWKDSIVNRLTGGVAGLLKKAKVKYVHGWATFRDGKTIAVETETGTQVIRAETIVIATGSAPVELPFLPFGGPVISSTEALALTQVPKRLAVVGGGYIGFELGTAYAKLGSKVTIVEALPQVLAQYDGELTRPVLKRAATLGIEILTGAKAKGLSPKSHALLVEIADGAERQIAADKVLITVGRRPVTEGWGLDQIDLDMSGKFLRIDDQCRTSMRGVYAIGDVTGEPMLAHRAMAQGEMVAEIVAGHRRSWDKRAIPAICFTDPELVTVGLSSEEAAKQGEVKVGLFPFAANGRAMTLQGEDGFVRVVARGDNHLVLGIQAVGQGVSELAAAFSLAVEMGARLEDIAGTIHAHPTMGEAFPEAALKALGHALHM; from the coding sequence ATGAAGGAAATCTCGTGCAAACTGCTGGTTGTGGGTGCGGGACCGGGGGGCTATGTCTGCGCGATTCGCGCCGGTCAGCTGGGTCTTGACACCGTCATCGTCGAGGCGGCGAAGCCGGGCGGCACCTGCCTTAATATCGGCTGCATTCCGTCCAAAGCGTTGATCCATGCCGCAGAGGAATTCGAGAAGACTGTCCATGCCGCAGCTGGCAAAAGCCGGCTTGGCATTTCGCTCGCCGATCCTGCGCTCGATTTCGCGAAAACCATAGGCTGGAAGGACAGTATTGTGAACCGGCTGACCGGCGGTGTGGCGGGATTGTTGAAAAAGGCCAAGGTTAAATATGTGCACGGCTGGGCAACGTTTCGCGATGGCAAGACAATCGCAGTGGAGACGGAGACCGGGACGCAAGTGATCCGCGCTGAGACGATCGTCATTGCGACAGGCTCTGCTCCGGTGGAACTGCCGTTCTTGCCGTTCGGCGGCCCTGTGATCTCGTCAACCGAGGCGCTGGCGCTGACGCAAGTACCAAAGCGCTTGGCCGTGGTCGGCGGCGGCTACATTGGGTTCGAACTCGGCACAGCCTATGCCAAGCTCGGATCGAAGGTAACGATTGTCGAGGCGCTGCCACAGGTGCTCGCCCAATATGACGGCGAACTCACGCGGCCTGTGCTGAAGCGCGCTGCAACGCTCGGTATCGAAATCCTGACAGGTGCGAAAGCCAAGGGCCTTTCACCGAAAAGCCACGCGCTTCTCGTTGAGATAGCGGACGGTGCGGAGCGGCAAATCGCTGCCGACAAAGTGCTGATCACGGTCGGCCGCCGACCGGTCACGGAGGGGTGGGGCCTCGACCAAATCGACCTCGACATGAGCGGAAAATTCCTCCGCATTGACGACCAGTGCCGTACCTCGATGCGCGGCGTTTACGCCATCGGCGATGTCACGGGCGAGCCGATGCTGGCGCACCGCGCCATGGCGCAAGGCGAGATGGTGGCTGAGATCGTTGCGGGGCACAGGCGCAGCTGGGACAAGCGCGCCATTCCCGCCATCTGCTTTACCGATCCGGAGCTTGTCACGGTCGGGCTTAGCTCCGAAGAGGCTGCAAAGCAGGGCGAGGTGAAGGTTGGACTGTTTCCCTTCGCCGCGAACGGGCGCGCCATGACGTTGCAGGGCGAGGATGGTTTCGTCCGTGTCGTCGCCCGCGGCGACAATCATCTGGTGCTTGGCATCCAGGCGGTCGGGCAAGGCGTATCCGAACTCGCGGCTGCATTCTCGCTTGCGGTTGAGATGGGCGCGCGTTTGGAGGACATCGCCGGGACCATTCACGCGCACCCGACCATGGGCGAGGCATTCCCAGAGGCGGCGCTCAAGGCCCTCGGACACGCACTACACATGTGA
- a CDS encoding dihydrolipoamide acetyltransferase family protein, with amino-acid sequence MGEHLIKLPDVGEGIAEAELVEWHVKVGDLVREDQVLAAVMTDKATVEIPSPVEGEILWLGAEIGDAVAIGSPIVRLKVAGEGNVSDSPPGAEARSEAAAKSASTLEHVPQTEGGRAASALPPSENASPSKSPPPAVASPAPVAAREPAPSARSAVRHTGAPRPEGEKPLASPAVRLRAKEAGVDLRQVAGSGPAGRITHDDLDAFLTRGPLTAPAPSGLARNDAVQEIKVVGLRRRIGEKMRISKSRIPHITYVEEVDVTALEDLRMALNKEKKPDRPKLTVLPFLMRAMVKAIAEQPQLNSLFDDDNGIIHQHGGVHIGIAAQTPAGLVVPVVKHTEARDLWDCATEVNRLAEAAKSGLATRDELSGSTITITSLGALGGIVTTPVINHPEVAIVGVNKIMVRPVWDGAQFAPRKIMNLSSSFDHRIIDGWDAAVFIQRIKVLLETPALIFVEV; translated from the coding sequence ATGGGCGAGCATCTGATCAAGCTGCCCGATGTGGGCGAGGGCATCGCCGAGGCCGAACTGGTCGAATGGCACGTCAAGGTCGGCGACCTGGTGCGCGAAGATCAGGTATTGGCGGCGGTGATGACAGATAAGGCGACTGTCGAGATCCCGTCGCCGGTCGAGGGCGAGATCCTGTGGCTCGGTGCGGAGATTGGCGACGCAGTGGCGATCGGCTCGCCGATCGTGCGGTTGAAAGTGGCGGGCGAGGGAAATGTTTCCGATTCCCCACCGGGAGCAGAGGCGAGATCGGAAGCCGCAGCGAAGAGCGCCTCTACCCTCGAGCATGTCCCGCAAACGGAAGGGGGACGGGCTGCTTCTGCTCTGCCTCCGTCGGAAAATGCTTCTCCAAGTAAATCGCCGCCACCAGCGGTAGCGTCTCCAGCGCCTGTGGCCGCGCGAGAGCCCGCGCCCTCAGCGAGGAGCGCCGTGCGGCACACGGGCGCCCCGCGTCCCGAAGGCGAGAAGCCGCTGGCATCTCCGGCTGTGCGGCTGCGGGCGAAGGAAGCCGGTGTCGACCTGCGCCAGGTGGCTGGCTCGGGCCCCGCCGGGCGTATCACCCATGATGATCTCGACGCCTTTCTGACGCGCGGCCCGCTGACGGCACCCGCGCCATCGGGTCTCGCGCGCAACGACGCTGTCCAGGAAATCAAGGTCGTTGGTCTGCGCCGCCGGATCGGCGAGAAGATGCGGATCTCAAAATCGCGCATCCCGCACATCACCTATGTCGAGGAGGTTGATGTTACCGCGCTGGAGGATCTGCGCATGGCGTTGAACAAGGAGAAAAAGCCGGACCGGCCCAAACTGACTGTGTTGCCTTTCCTGATGCGGGCGATGGTCAAGGCGATCGCCGAGCAGCCGCAGTTAAATTCCCTTTTCGACGATGACAATGGAATCATCCATCAGCATGGTGGCGTCCACATTGGCATCGCCGCGCAAACGCCCGCTGGGCTGGTCGTACCTGTCGTCAAGCATACCGAGGCGCGCGACCTGTGGGATTGTGCGACGGAAGTGAACCGCCTTGCGGAGGCGGCGAAATCAGGGCTCGCGACGCGTGATGAATTGTCCGGCTCGACGATTACCATCACGTCTCTTGGCGCGCTGGGTGGAATCGTCACCACACCGGTGATCAACCATCCGGAAGTGGCGATCGTCGGTGTCAACAAAATCATGGTGCGGCCGGTGTGGGACGGTGCGCAATTTGCACCAAGGAAGATCATGAATCTCTCATCGTCATTCGACCATCGCATCATCGATGGCTGGGATGCGGCCGTTTTCATCCAACGCATCAAGGTCCTTCTCGAGACGCCTGCGTTGATCTTCGTGGAGGTCTGA
- a CDS encoding alpha-ketoacid dehydrogenase subunit beta, producing the protein MPRMTMIEAIRDAMDVMMGRDETVVVFGEDIGYFGGVFRCTQGLQQKYGKTRCFDAPISELGIVGAAIGMAAYGLRPCVEVQFADYVYPAYDQIVSEAARLRYRSAGEFTCPIVVRMPTGGGIFGGQTHSQSPEALFTHVSGLKVVVPSNPADAKGLLIASIEDPDPVIFLEPKRLYNGPFDGHHDRPVTAWSKHPLGEVEAGHFSLPLGKAAVRRQGAAVTVLAYGTMVYVAEAAAEETGVDAEIIDLRTLLPLDLETIVTSVEKTGRCMIVHEATLTSGFGAELAALVQQHCFYHLEAPIQRVTGWDTPYPHAQEWDYFPGPARVGRALLETMEA; encoded by the coding sequence ATGCCGCGTATGACCATGATCGAGGCGATTCGCGACGCCATGGATGTCATGATGGGCCGTGACGAAACGGTCGTCGTGTTCGGGGAAGACATTGGCTATTTCGGTGGTGTCTTCCGCTGCACCCAGGGGCTGCAGCAAAAATACGGCAAGACCCGTTGTTTCGACGCGCCGATCAGCGAGCTTGGCATCGTCGGTGCGGCGATCGGCATGGCCGCTTATGGTCTGAGGCCTTGCGTCGAGGTACAATTCGCCGACTACGTCTACCCGGCCTACGATCAGATCGTCTCAGAGGCTGCGCGCCTGCGCTATCGCTCGGCGGGGGAATTCACGTGTCCTATCGTCGTTCGCATGCCGACCGGTGGCGGCATATTCGGTGGCCAGACCCACAGCCAGAGCCCGGAAGCCTTGTTTACTCATGTCTCCGGTCTGAAGGTGGTCGTGCCTTCGAATCCGGCGGACGCCAAGGGGTTGCTGATCGCCTCGATCGAAGATCCCGATCCAGTAATCTTCCTGGAACCGAAGCGCCTCTACAATGGTCCTTTCGACGGTCATCACGACCGGCCGGTGACTGCCTGGTCGAAGCATCCGCTGGGCGAAGTAGAGGCCGGTCATTTTTCCCTGCCGCTCGGTAAGGCGGCGGTGCGCAGGCAAGGCGCTGCCGTCACCGTGCTCGCTTATGGCACCATGGTCTATGTCGCGGAAGCCGCAGCGGAAGAGACCGGCGTCGATGCCGAGATCATCGACCTGCGCACCCTTCTGCCGCTTGACCTTGAAACAATCGTGACGTCGGTGGAAAAGACTGGCCGTTGCATGATCGTGCACGAAGCGACTCTGACCTCGGGCTTTGGCGCCGAACTCGCCGCGCTGGTGCAGCAACATTGCTTCTACCATCTCGAAGCGCCGATCCAGCGCGTGACCGGTTGGGACACGCCCTATCCGCATGCACAGGAATGGGACTATTTCCCCGGCCCGGCGCGCGTCGGCCGCGCGTTGCTCGAAACCATGGAGGCCTGA